In Mytilus trossulus isolate FHL-02 chromosome 6, PNRI_Mtr1.1.1.hap1, whole genome shotgun sequence, a single window of DNA contains:
- the LOC134722384 gene encoding kelch-like protein 24, which yields GKMRYLDTLTDGLDNLLSTGQHSDIEVIVDDRSFHCHKVILSAMSPYFEAMFSHDMRENRDGVVKLYDIEAEIFEKILQFLYTGKDVVSEENAEMIFRAASLMQIPCLQATCADFLLMQVSPDNCIGIWKIAQSHNCEKLKQTSFMFILENFQVISTTEDFLNLDLDELVGIIKSDHLITHSEELVCDIALEWINYDKESRQNSAGKILEVLRLPLLSASYLCHTFESNDYLQNDPECKTVIQEAMKYHTCPTKRQDFTSHRSTHRYNSKTNDCIIIIGGLLSTTPRYQTTKEVLCYSFQQEKWFNLPSLPYDPGYEFATCTYGSSIFVSGGWLKLQGLAEYKTHKNKWKVCPQMTNGRCGHVMVSVNNSIFVLGGRDGVIPAMTNIEEYNLLTNKWTTVGDLPLGVRSTSAAAIGEKIYVFGGIIESDKDTMSVQCFDTRHHTVTVCGDLPFSCRLTRTFALDTAVYVMAPDGRVIQFCDSSLNIITKFQARRLRTSSSGSESNVIEPPNAPTTCHGKLVCKLPNFSQHHFEVVQYRGHILLVGGKTPDNTILKNIMVADIHDKGDTNDLFNDLEMPSARWCFGCIRANINKDFLNNELYV from the exons GGCAAAATGCGTTACTTGGATACATTGACAGATGGTTTGGATAATTTACTATCAACTGGACAGCATTCTGATATAGAGGTGATTGTTGATGATCGGTCATTCCATTGTCATAAGGTCATTCTTAGTGCAATGTCGCCATACTTTGAAGCAATGTTTTCCCATGACATGAGAGAAAATCGTGATGGAGTAGTCAAACTATATGATATTGAGgcagaaatatttgaaaaaatattgcagttCCTGTATACTGGCAAAGATGTTGTTTCAGAAGAAAATGCTGAGATGATATTCCGAGCTGCATCTCTGATGCAGATTCCATGTTTACAAGCTACTTGTGCAGACTTCTTACTAATGCAAGTCTCGCCAGATAACTGTATCGGCATATGGAAAATAGCTCAATCtcacaattgtgaaaaattaaaacaaacatcattcatgtttattttagaaaactttCAAGTAATATCGACAACCGAagattttctaaatttagatcTGGATGAACTAGTTGGAATAATTAAATCAGATCATCTGATCACTCATTCAGAAGAACTTGTATGTGATATTGCTTTGGAGTGGATCAACTATGATAAAGAATCTCGTCAAAATTCTGCTGGAAAAATTCTGGAAGTTCTTAGACTTCCCCTATTATCAGCTAGCTATCTGTGCCATACTTTTGAGAGTAATGATTACTTGCAAAATGATCCTGAGTGTAAAACTGTGATACAGGAAGCCATGAAGTATCATACATGCCCTACTAAACGTCAAGATTTTACCTCCCACAGATCAACACATAGATACAATAGTAAAACCAAtgattgtattattattattggtGGATTGCTGTCCACTACACCAAG GTATCAGACAACAAAGGAGGTATTATGTTACAGTTTTCAGCAGGAGAAATGGTTTAACCTCCCATCCCTGCCTTATGATCCAGGTTATGAGTttgctacatgtacatatggTAGCAGTATATTTGTATCTGGTGGATGGCTGAAACTCCAAGGACTAGCAGAGTATAAGACCCACAAGAACAAATGGAAGGTATGTCCTCAGATGACCAATGGTAGATGTGGTCATGTAATGGTGTCAGTAAACAACTCCATCTTTGTTCTGGGGGGACGGGATGGGGTCATACCCGCCATGACAAACATAGAGGAGTATAACCTGTTGACTAACAAGTGGACTACAGTGGGTGATCTCCCCTTAGGTGTTAGGTCAACGTCTGCAGCAGCCATTGGAGAAAAGATTTATGTTTTTGGAGGAATTATAGAGTCAGACAAAGACACAATGTCTGTGCAATGTTTTGACACACGACACCATACTGTGACAGTTTGTGGAGATTTGCCATTTTCTTGCAGATTGACCAGAACTTTTGCATTGGACACTGCAGTTTATGTCATGGCTCCCGATGGGAGAGTGATACAGTTTTGTGATTCGTCATTGAACATTATCACCAAATTCCAGGCAAGAAGATTAAGGACAAGTTCAAGTGGATCTGAAAGCAATGTCATTGAACCACCCAATGCACCCACCACTTGTCATGGGAAACTTGTTTGTAAGTTACCAAACTTTAGTCAGCATCATTTTGAAGTTGTACAGTATCGTGGCCACATCTTACTAGTGGGTGGGAAGACACCAGACAACACAATACTAAAGAATATCATGGTTGCCGATATCCATGACAAAGGGGATACTAATGACCTGTTTAATGATCTTGAAATGCCCTCTGCACGTTGGTGTTTTGGATGTATAAGGGCTAACATAAACAAGGATTTTCTCAACAATGAGCTATATGTTTGA